A window of Mustela nigripes isolate SB6536 chromosome 9, MUSNIG.SB6536, whole genome shotgun sequence contains these coding sequences:
- the CARD9 gene encoding caspase recruitment domain-containing protein 9, which produces MSDYENEDQCWGALESFRVKLISIIDPSRITPYLRQCKVLSPDDEEQVLSDPNLVIRKRKVGVLLDILQRTGHKGYVAFLESLELYYPQLYKKVTGKEPTRVFSMIIDASGESGLTQLLMSEVLKLQRRVQELTQRLGSRDELAAELRLKDGLLRKHQERVQRLREECEAGARELRRCKEENYDLALRLARQSEEKGAALTHSRDLQLEVERLKHCLMKAEDDCRVERRNTLKLRHAVEQRPSQELVWELQQEKTLLRARVQELEATVQEGKPDKSSPYVQVLEGDWRQALRDHQEQADTILSLRKALRQGEAVHARCVEEKEMFELQCLALRKDSEMYKDRIEAVLRQMEEVAGERDQAIATREELHAQHSRSLREKDALRKQVRELAEKADDLQLQLFQREGQLLAAEGRLRRQQLDALVLSSDLEDSSPRNSQELSLPLDLEAIQLSDKGGPADGDSPQQPFAALQEEHLSLTPNDAGPSGGEPPEKERRRLKESFENYRRKRALRKMQPGARPAEADWENTTGSDNTDTEGS; this is translated from the exons ATGTCAGACTACGAGAACGAGGACCAGTGCTGGGGCGCCCTGGAGAGCTTCCGCGTGAAGCTCATCTCCATCATCGACCCCTCCCGCATCACGCCCTACCTGCGCCAGTGCAAGGTGCTGAGCCCCGACGACGAGGAGCAGGTGCTCAGTGACCCCAACCTGGTCATCCGCAAGCGGAAAGTGG GTGTGCTCCTGGACATCCTGCAGCGGACTGGCCACAAGGGCTACGTAGCCTTCCTCGAGAGCCTGGAGCTCTACTACCCGCAGCTCTACAAGAAGGTCACGGGCAAGGAGCCTACCCGTGTCTTCTCCATGATCATCG ACGCATCGGGGGAGTCGGGCCTGACGCAGCTGCTGATGAGCGAGGTGCTGAAGCTGCAGAGGAGGGTGCAGGAGCTGACGCAGCGGCTGGGCTCCCGGGACGAGCTGGCGGCCGAGCTGCGGCTGAAGGACGGGCTGCTCCGCAAGCACCAGGAGCGCGTGCAGCGGCTCCGGGAGGAGTGCGAGGCCGGCGCCCGCGAGCTCCGGCGCTGCAAAGAGGAGAACTATGACCTGGCCCTGCGCCTGGCCCGCCAGAGCGAGGAGAAGGGCGCCGCGCTCACGCACAGCCGCGACCTGCAGCTCGAG GTGGAGCGGCTCAAGCACTGCCTCATGAAGGCAGAGGACGACTGCCGGGTGGAGCGCAGGAACACGCTGAAGCTGCGGCACGCCGTGGAGCAGCGGCCCAGCCAGGAGCTGGTGTGGGAGCTGCAGCAGGAGAAGACGCTGCTGCGGGCGCGCGTGCAGGAGCTGGAGGCCACCGTGCAG GAAGGGAAGCCAGACAAGAGCAGCCCCTACGTCCAGGTGCTGGAGGGGGACTGGAGGCAGGCGCTGCGGGACCACCAAGAGCAGGCCGACACCATCCTGTCTCTGCGCAAGGCCCTGCGGCAGGGCGAGGCCGTGCATGCCCGG TGCGTGGAGGAGAAGGAGATGTTCGAGCTGCAGTGCCTGGCCCTCCGGAAGGACTCCGAGATGTACAAGGACCGCATCGAGGCCGTGCTGCGGCAGATGGAGGAGGTGGCCGGTGAGAGGGACCAG GCCATCGCCACGCGGGAGGAGCTGCACGCACAGCACTCGAGGAGCCTGCGGGAGAAGGATGCGCTGCGGAAGCAGGTCCGGGAGCTGGCCGAGAAGGCGGACGACCTGCAGCTCCAGCTGTTCCAGCGCGAGGGCCAGCTGCTGGCCGCGGAGGGCAGGCTCAGGCGGCAACAGCTGGACGCTCTCGTCCTG AGCTCCGACCTGGAGGACAGCTCACCCAGGAACTCCCAGGAG CTCTCGCTCCCCCTGGACCTGGAGGCCATCCAGCTCTCAGACAAAG GTGGCCCGGCCGACGGGGACAGCCCACAGCAGCCCTTTGCGGCTCTGCAGGAGGAGCATCTTTCCCTGACCCCCAAT GACGCGGGCCCGAGCGGCGGGGAGCCCCCCGAGAAGGAGCGGCGGCGCCTCAAGGAGAGCTTCGAGAACTACCGCAG GAAGCGCGCGCTCCGGAAGATGCAGCCCGGCGCGCGGCCGGCGGAGGCGGACTGGGAGAACACCACGGGCAGCGACAACACCGACACCGAGGGCTCCTAG